Proteins encoded together in one Peribacillus asahii window:
- the ctaD gene encoding cytochrome c oxidase subunit I — MSTYAKKQGFGATLWDYLTTVDHKKIAILYLIAGGLFFVLGGLEAMFIRIQLAIPNNDFVSAGFYNEILTMHGTTMIFLAAMPLIFAMMNAVVPLQIGARDVAFPFLNSLGFWLFFFGGLFLNLSWFMGGAPDAGWTSYASLSLHSPGHGVDFYILGLQISGLGTLIAGINFLVTIINMRTPGMTYMRMPLFSWSTFVVSALILFAFPPLTVGLVLLMFDRMFGSNFFDVAAGGNTIIWEHLFWIFGHPEVYILILPAFGIFSEILATFSRKRLFGYSSMVFATVLIGFLGFMVWAHHMFTVGLGPIANAIFAVATMAIAVPTGIKIFNWLLTMWGGSVKFTVPMLYAVAFIPSFTMGGVTGIMNAVAPADYIFHDTYFVVAHFHYVIVGGVVFGLLAGITFYWPKMFGTMLNETLGKISFWTFLIGFHLTFFIQHFLGLMGMPRRIFTFLDNQGLNTGNMISTVGAFFMAFAVIVLVINIIITSVKNVKVGNDPWGDGRTLEWAISSPPPYYNFKQLPLVRGLDAYWVEKMDGKTEMTPAEPLGDIHMPNSSILPLTTSFGLFVAAFGALYNMDDDKTWTVPVIIIGLLITLGSMLIRSIKDDHGYHIHKEELTDDHDKGVKA; from the coding sequence GTGAGTACGTACGCTAAAAAACAAGGATTTGGCGCAACGCTATGGGATTACCTAACGACGGTAGATCATAAGAAAATCGCTATATTATACCTTATTGCCGGCGGATTATTTTTCGTCCTAGGCGGCTTAGAAGCGATGTTTATTCGAATTCAGCTGGCCATTCCAAATAACGACTTTGTCAGTGCAGGGTTTTATAATGAAATTTTAACAATGCATGGGACGACGATGATTTTCTTAGCAGCGATGCCATTGATTTTTGCAATGATGAATGCTGTTGTACCATTGCAGATTGGGGCACGTGATGTTGCTTTCCCATTTTTAAATTCATTAGGATTCTGGTTGTTTTTCTTTGGGGGACTCTTTTTAAATCTTTCTTGGTTTATGGGAGGAGCTCCTGATGCTGGATGGACATCGTATGCTTCCTTATCTCTCCACTCTCCAGGACATGGGGTCGACTTCTATATATTAGGTCTTCAAATATCAGGACTAGGAACATTAATAGCAGGTATTAACTTTCTCGTAACGATTATCAATATGCGTACACCAGGTATGACGTATATGAGGATGCCGCTGTTCAGCTGGTCAACCTTCGTTGTTTCTGCGCTAATTTTATTTGCTTTCCCGCCGCTTACAGTTGGCTTAGTTTTATTAATGTTTGACCGTATGTTCGGTTCTAACTTTTTTGATGTAGCAGCCGGGGGGAATACGATTATCTGGGAGCATTTATTCTGGATTTTCGGTCACCCGGAAGTATATATATTAATATTACCGGCTTTTGGTATTTTCTCAGAGATTTTGGCCACGTTTTCAAGAAAACGATTATTTGGGTACTCTTCGATGGTATTCGCGACGGTGTTAATTGGTTTCTTAGGATTTATGGTTTGGGCGCATCATATGTTTACAGTCGGTTTAGGTCCGATTGCAAATGCGATTTTTGCTGTTGCAACAATGGCAATTGCGGTACCAACGGGAATCAAAATTTTCAACTGGCTCTTGACGATGTGGGGAGGCAGTGTCAAATTTACCGTCCCAATGCTATATGCAGTTGCTTTTATTCCCTCATTTACGATGGGGGGAGTAACGGGAATTATGAATGCTGTAGCACCGGCAGATTATATTTTTCATGATACGTATTTTGTTGTTGCTCACTTTCATTATGTTATTGTAGGCGGTGTCGTATTCGGGCTTTTAGCTGGGATTACGTTTTATTGGCCAAAAATGTTTGGTACCATGCTTAATGAAACTTTAGGAAAAATATCGTTTTGGACGTTTTTAATTGGTTTCCATTTAACCTTCTTTATTCAACACTTCTTAGGTCTCATGGGGATGCCGCGTCGTATTTTTACATTCCTAGACAATCAAGGGTTAAATACAGGAAATATGATTAGTACAGTCGGTGCCTTCTTTATGGCATTTGCAGTCATTGTACTTGTCATTAATATTATTATTACATCTGTGAAAAACGTAAAAGTTGGGAATGACCCATGGGGAGACGGACGGACGCTTGAATGGGCTATTTCTTCTCCGCCGCCATATTATAACTTCAAGCAGCTGCCGCTTGTCCGCGGTTTAGATGCTTATTGGGTGGAAAAAATGGATGGGAAAACGGAAATGACCCCAGCGGAACCTCTAGGTGATATTCATATGCCTAATTCATCGATTTTGCCGTTAACCACTTCTTTCGGTTTGTTTGTTGCAGCGTTCGGCGCTCTTTACAATATGGATGACGATAAAACGTGGACAGTACCTGTCATCATTATCGGTCTGTTGATTACATTAGGATCAATGCTCATTCGTTCGATTAAAGACGATCATGGATATCATATTCATAAAGAAGAGTTAACAGATGATCACGATAAGGGGGTTAAGGCATAA
- a CDS encoding cytochrome (ubi)quinol oxidase subunit III yields the protein MQMNQKFTDTTWPAAPEKATLEGKNKYLGFWLFLGGETVLFASLFATYLALKDKVPNADAALAKDIFDLPLTFVATMLLLTSSLTSVYAMYHMKNHDFKRMQAWLVVTVLLGAGFLGLEIYEFNHYVHEFHHTFTSSAFGSAFYTLVGFHGAHVAFGLLWITSLMLRNAGRGLNLYNAPKFYVASLYWHFIDVVWVFIFTVVYLMGMVG from the coding sequence ATGCAGATGAATCAAAAGTTCACTGATACAACATGGCCGGCAGCTCCTGAAAAAGCAACGTTAGAAGGGAAAAATAAATATTTAGGCTTCTGGCTTTTCCTTGGTGGAGAAACGGTACTTTTTGCTTCGTTATTCGCCACTTATCTTGCGCTAAAGGATAAAGTACCTAATGCAGATGCTGCTCTGGCAAAAGATATTTTTGACTTGCCGCTTACATTTGTAGCTACGATGCTCTTGTTAACGAGCTCGTTAACAAGTGTGTATGCGATGTATCATATGAAAAATCACGATTTCAAACGTATGCAAGCGTGGTTAGTAGTGACCGTTCTCTTAGGCGCCGGTTTCCTCGGTTTAGAAATTTATGAGTTTAACCATTACGTGCATGAATTCCATCATACCTTTACGAGCAGTGCATTTGGCTCAGCTTTTTATACGCTTGTTGGTTTTCATGGAGCACACGTTGCCTTTGGATTGTTATGGATTACCTCCTTAATGCTTCGCAACGCAGGACGTGGGCTAAATTTGTATAATGCACCTAAGTTTTATGTAGCAAGTCTTTACTGGCATTTCATTGATGTAGTGTGGGTATTTATCTTTACAGTCGTATATTTAATGGGAATGGTGGGATAG
- the ctaF gene encoding cytochrome c oxidase subunit IVB, with amino-acid sequence MVNERLNSANPSLDLKYRRKKNAEEMKHQVITFAMMIFFTLIAFAAIGFDFSKWFVKPVILLLAVVQVIFQLYYFMHMKHKGHSTIALFLFSGLAVGLLTVLTFLTIVWW; translated from the coding sequence ATGGTAAATGAACGATTAAATTCAGCTAACCCAAGTCTTGATTTGAAATATCGCCGTAAGAAAAATGCAGAAGAAATGAAGCACCAAGTAATCACTTTTGCAATGATGATTTTCTTTACGTTAATTGCTTTTGCTGCCATAGGATTTGATTTTAGTAAATGGTTTGTCAAACCTGTTATTCTTTTACTTGCGGTTGTTCAAGTGATTTTTCAACTGTATTATTTTATGCATATGAAACATAAAGGGCATAGTACGATTGCGTTATTTTTATTCTCAGGTTTAGCAGTCGGCTTGCTTACTGTTTTAACTTTTTTAACCATTGTCTGGTGGTAA
- the ctaG gene encoding cytochrome c oxidase assembly factor CtaG codes for MSIDIFGFRALWSPYYLMVLICITIGYFLFATKYRHRVVGNTGLTNRQVVYFLLAMLLLYVVKGSPVDLMSHIMFSAHMTQMAVLYLVIPPLFIIAIPNWIWRMWIDRKVSKVIFSFFTNPLIALLVFNSFFSLYHLPLIFDVVKTNIWLHAAYTMILFITAVMMWFPLVNKLPERQSLSGVKKIAYIFGSGILMTPACALIIFANAPMYSTFSNPELWANAMRLCVPSSMLAGLNLNGPEMFSGLPALQDQQLGGILMKIIQEIVLGYVLGVIFFAWAKKENGGGTKIDPLPSDYR; via the coding sequence ATGTCTATTGATATTTTTGGTTTTCGTGCTTTATGGAGTCCATATTATTTGATGGTACTTATTTGTATAACCATTGGCTATTTTTTATTTGCGACGAAATATCGTCATCGTGTTGTAGGGAATACTGGACTCACAAATAGACAAGTGGTGTACTTTTTACTCGCGATGCTTTTGTTGTATGTTGTGAAAGGATCACCTGTTGATTTGATGAGTCATATTATGTTTAGCGCTCATATGACCCAAATGGCTGTACTTTATTTAGTAATTCCGCCGCTATTTATTATTGCCATACCAAATTGGATTTGGCGGATGTGGATTGATAGGAAAGTAAGCAAGGTGATTTTTTCTTTTTTCACTAATCCATTAATCGCTTTGCTAGTATTCAATAGTTTCTTTTCGTTATATCATCTGCCGCTTATATTTGATGTAGTTAAAACGAATATATGGTTACATGCAGCATATACTATGATTTTATTTATAACAGCTGTAATGATGTGGTTCCCGCTTGTAAATAAGCTTCCTGAGAGACAAAGCTTATCTGGCGTAAAGAAGATTGCTTATATTTTCGGCAGCGGGATTTTAATGACTCCGGCTTGTGCGTTAATTATTTTTGCTAATGCCCCGATGTATAGCACGTTTTCTAATCCTGAGTTATGGGCTAATGCAATGAGGCTGTGTGTTCCATCTTCTATGTTAGCTGGGTTAAATTTAAACGGCCCTGAAATGTTTAGCGGCTTACCAGCACTTCAGGATCAACAGCTTGGCGGGATTCTGATGAAGATTATTCAAGAAATTGTATTAGGTTATGTACTTGGTGTCATTTTCTTTGCTTGGGCTAAAAAAGAGAACGGTGGGGGAACTAAAATCGATCCACTTCCGTCTGATTATCGATAA
- a CDS encoding DUF420 domain-containing protein → MSLPILPTISTSFIVLSAITVAIGWYQIKQRKIETHQKTMMWAAIFAVIFFTIYLSRTVFVGNTSFGGPDDIKIYYTIFLIFHIILATTGAVLGIIMLVTGYKKNYRIHKKIGPATSVIWFFTAITGVAVYFLLYVIYHGGQTTSLIKAILGS, encoded by the coding sequence ATGTCTTTACCAATTCTTCCAACAATCAGTACCAGCTTTATTGTGCTAAGTGCTATTACTGTAGCTATTGGTTGGTATCAAATTAAACAGCGTAAAATCGAAACGCATCAAAAGACAATGATGTGGGCAGCTATATTTGCTGTAATATTCTTTACTATTTATCTTTCTCGTACCGTTTTTGTCGGGAACACCTCTTTTGGCGGTCCAGATGATATTAAGATTTACTATACAATCTTTTTAATCTTTCATATTATTTTAGCAACAACAGGAGCGGTTCTTGGGATTATCATGTTAGTAACAGGGTACAAGAAAAACTACCGTATTCATAAAAAAATTGGTCCAGCAACTAGTGTGATTTGGTTCTTTACAGCCATTACGGGTGTAGCTGTTTATTTCCTGCTATATGTCATCTATCATGGTGGACAAACAACGTCATTAATTAAAGCGATTTTAGGATCGTAA
- a CDS encoding YugN family protein codes for MRLENSGLHHITADLNRLDDLMPQYGLIRAEQWDYERVSYDRKFELTEGVYYLRILGEAIEGDVGSHKAIIKLRVPLLGKHYYPHGVEYGDGEYFPAPLVKQCEKILADVHKELVEFNGL; via the coding sequence GTGAGACTTGAAAACTCTGGCTTACACCACATAACAGCTGATTTAAACCGTCTTGATGATTTAATGCCCCAGTACGGTCTAATCCGTGCAGAACAATGGGATTATGAACGCGTTAGTTACGATCGAAAATTCGAATTAACAGAAGGCGTTTATTATTTAAGAATTTTAGGCGAAGCTATTGAAGGTGATGTTGGCAGTCATAAAGCGATTATTAAATTACGCGTACCACTATTAGGGAAACATTACTATCCACACGGAGTGGAATATGGCGATGGAGAATACTTTCCTGCTCCATTAGTAAAACAATGCGAAAAAATCTTAGCGGACGTTCATAAAGAATTAGTAGAATTTAATGGTCTTTAA
- a CDS encoding CAP domain-containing protein — MSKKETTREAESGLAVTIGEKEAEIKKKFGQPNRVDVSAYGYDWWIYNQNADSYFQLAMENGKVVSAYGIGDKVNISPFKVGQPIDEIYSSVYVEPSVDIETDGSSYRFELSEEDMNMRPIVEIGDIYAQLYLDKMTGTLSSVRFLNEETLLKQRPYELTYSGELMKVDELSEAEWSQVEEGNERQIFDISNIMRKRFNVPALQWDEQTAEVAYLHSYDMSDSDYFSHVSKTEGDLEDRLEKGKVTYHSAGENIAAEYVDAIAVMEGWLNSKGHRDTLLNKEFTHLGVGVYEKYYTQNFIKP; from the coding sequence TTGAGTAAAAAAGAAACGACTCGAGAAGCAGAGAGTGGATTAGCTGTTACAATAGGTGAGAAAGAAGCAGAGATTAAGAAGAAGTTTGGGCAACCAAATCGAGTAGACGTGTCCGCTTATGGTTATGATTGGTGGATTTATAATCAAAATGCAGATTCTTATTTTCAGTTGGCGATGGAAAATGGGAAAGTTGTATCAGCTTATGGCATTGGTGATAAAGTGAATATTTCCCCGTTTAAAGTAGGTCAGCCTATTGATGAAATCTATTCGAGTGTTTACGTGGAACCGTCCGTTGATATCGAAACGGATGGAAGCTCCTATCGCTTTGAATTATCGGAGGAAGATATGAATATGAGACCGATTGTTGAGATAGGAGATATTTATGCTCAATTGTATTTGGATAAAATGACAGGAACGCTTTCGAGTGTGCGTTTTTTAAATGAAGAGACTTTGCTTAAACAAAGACCATATGAATTAACCTATAGCGGTGAGCTTATGAAGGTGGACGAATTATCAGAAGCCGAATGGTCACAAGTCGAAGAAGGAAATGAACGACAAATTTTTGATATTTCAAATATTATGCGTAAACGTTTTAATGTTCCAGCATTACAATGGGATGAACAAACTGCAGAGGTTGCGTACCTTCATAGTTATGACATGTCAGATAGCGATTATTTTTCTCACGTTTCTAAAACAGAAGGCGACTTAGAGGACCGTTTAGAAAAAGGAAAGGTGACGTATCATTCAGCAGGTGAAAATATCGCAGCGGAGTATGTAGATGCCATTGCTGTTATGGAAGGGTGGCTTAATAGTAAAGGACATCGTGATACGCTATTAAATAAAGAGTTCACCCATTTAGGTGTTGGAGTTTATGAGAAATATTACACGCAAAATTTTATTAAACCGTGA
- the ylbD gene encoding spore coat protein YlbD — protein MAKNKRQSIEQFREFVKGHPHLRNEVRRKETTWQELFEEWYLLGADHPRWNVEQERAQQETVQGHPKAVEQNDKELVQNQEFLTMLLGALKSMDINQIQQYIRSANQAIGTIQGLLEVFQGDRSTKEEPPKQEVEKRGNPFVFRKD, from the coding sequence ATGGCCAAAAATAAACGCCAGTCGATTGAACAATTTCGTGAGTTTGTAAAGGGGCATCCTCATTTACGCAATGAAGTGAGGCGTAAGGAGACGACTTGGCAGGAACTCTTTGAAGAGTGGTATTTATTAGGGGCAGATCATCCACGCTGGAACGTTGAACAAGAAAGAGCGCAACAAGAAACTGTGCAAGGGCACCCAAAAGCAGTGGAGCAAAACGATAAGGAGCTTGTGCAAAATCAAGAATTTCTTACTATGCTGCTTGGAGCGTTGAAAAGTATGGATATTAATCAAATTCAACAATATATTAGAAGTGCCAACCAAGCAATTGGAACCATTCAAGGGTTGTTAGAAGTGTTTCAAGGAGATAGATCAACGAAAGAAGAGCCACCGAAGCAAGAAGTAGAGAAACGTGGCAACCCTTTTGTATTTAGAAAAGATTAA
- a CDS encoding YlbE-like family protein, protein MRQNIYAFIEENEDVRNYLRIQPIWYKKLMRNPQHLDQLETEAKYFFKKSIPHRVSKFSDGVQVASMMLHMFQAMNNSGS, encoded by the coding sequence TTGCGCCAAAATATTTATGCCTTTATTGAAGAGAATGAGGATGTACGCAATTATTTACGGATTCAGCCGATTTGGTATAAAAAGCTTATGCGTAATCCACAGCATTTGGATCAATTAGAAACAGAAGCGAAATATTTTTTTAAAAAGTCTATCCCTCATCGGGTGTCTAAATTTTCGGATGGTGTTCAAGTAGCTTCGATGATGCTTCATATGTTTCAAGCGATGAATAATTCAGGTAGTTAG
- a CDS encoding YlbF family regulator, whose protein sequence is MLATMETIEIVQKAEALAKLVMQSEIGENYFAHLYKLKNDQLAQQKIKKFVALKDLYEEVQRFGKYHPEYKRVNTDIRDAKRDMDLHPTIVDFKRAEMDLQTVLDEISMKIGRAVSPQIKVPTGNPFFDSGSGCSGGCGTGGSCGCS, encoded by the coding sequence ATGCTTGCTACTATGGAAACCATTGAAATCGTTCAAAAAGCTGAAGCATTGGCTAAATTAGTGATGCAATCTGAGATTGGTGAAAATTATTTTGCTCATTTATATAAACTAAAGAATGATCAACTCGCGCAACAAAAAATTAAAAAGTTTGTGGCGCTGAAAGATTTATACGAAGAAGTTCAACGTTTTGGAAAGTATCATCCGGAATATAAAAGGGTAAATACGGATATTCGCGACGCAAAACGAGATATGGATTTGCATCCGACGATTGTTGATTTTAAAAGAGCTGAAATGGATTTGCAAACGGTATTAGATGAAATCAGCATGAAAATTGGTCGAGCTGTTTCCCCTCAAATAAAAGTTCCAACAGGCAATCCTTTCTTTGATTCAGGATCGGGCTGCTCTGGAGGTTGTGGGACAGGCGGCAGCTGTGGCTGTTCTTAA
- a CDS encoding YlbG family protein — MIGARQGIIVYLHTLKQAKMLRKFGNIHYVSKKLKYVVLYTNMDEVEALVEKLRGYSFVKRVDLSHKPFLKVEYENSKPDKAKEYDYKMGI, encoded by the coding sequence ATGATTGGAGCTAGGCAAGGAATTATTGTCTATTTACATACATTAAAACAAGCGAAAATGCTTAGAAAATTTGGAAATATTCATTATGTATCTAAAAAGCTAAAGTATGTCGTCCTGTATACGAATATGGATGAAGTAGAGGCGTTAGTAGAAAAGCTAAGAGGCTATTCTTTCGTGAAAAGAGTCGATCTTTCTCATAAACCTTTTCTCAAGGTAGAATACGAGAATTCCAAGCCAGATAAAGCGAAAGAATATGATTATAAGATGGGTATTTAA
- a CDS encoding DUF7147 family protein yields the protein MIQRFIELGQGYSDLYELLEIGKNNRHRVARLLALHTTSNDKQVTSLVVVMHPTTEGEFQPLYICREGIPNPQITPNKRYELFEGLAKELDKSIIELEIKPSTLFAELDLYYQHLIGILRMNKYLPPMKTGF from the coding sequence TTGATTCAACGTTTTATTGAACTTGGACAAGGATATTCTGATTTATATGAATTACTAGAAATCGGAAAAAACAATAGACATCGAGTAGCTAGATTATTAGCCCTTCACACAACCTCAAACGATAAACAAGTAACATCTCTTGTTGTTGTGATGCACCCGACAACTGAAGGGGAGTTTCAGCCACTTTATATTTGTCGCGAAGGCATCCCTAACCCACAAATAACTCCAAATAAGCGATACGAGCTTTTTGAAGGATTGGCGAAGGAACTCGACAAGTCCATTATCGAATTAGAGATTAAGCCGTCTACGCTGTTTGCAGAACTAGATTTGTATTACCAGCATTTAATCGGCATTTTGCGTATGAACAAATATTTACCACCGATGAAAACAGGATTTTAA
- the rsmD gene encoding 16S rRNA (guanine(966)-N(2))-methyltransferase RsmD, translated as MRVVSGTCKGRPLKAVPGTGTRPTTDKVKESIFNMIGPYFDGGLVLDLFAGSGGLGIEALSRGADQAIFVDRDYTAFQTVKANLELCKLTDQAELYKNDSQRALKALIKRELTFDLIMLDPPYKKQKLIELLEEISKARLLNDKGYIVCEHSHDVTLPEQVGDLVIKRKEVYGIIAVTIYQWGYVQDEQGE; from the coding sequence ATGAGGGTCGTTTCTGGAACATGTAAAGGAAGACCATTGAAAGCTGTACCGGGTACAGGAACCCGTCCTACAACTGATAAAGTAAAAGAATCGATTTTTAATATGATTGGCCCGTATTTTGATGGCGGCCTTGTGCTGGATTTATTTGCAGGCAGCGGGGGACTTGGTATAGAAGCGTTAAGCCGAGGGGCGGATCAAGCTATTTTCGTTGATCGTGACTATACAGCTTTTCAAACAGTGAAAGCGAACTTAGAGCTATGTAAATTGACGGATCAAGCAGAGCTTTATAAAAATGATTCACAACGAGCATTGAAGGCGCTTATTAAGCGGGAGTTAACGTTTGATTTAATTATGCTCGACCCACCTTATAAGAAGCAAAAGCTTATCGAGTTGCTAGAGGAAATATCAAAGGCTAGACTGTTAAATGATAAGGGGTACATCGTTTGTGAACATAGCCATGATGTTACTTTACCGGAGCAAGTCGGTGATTTAGTTATAAAAAGAAAAGAAGTCTATGGAATTATCGCCGTTACTATTTATCAATGGGGGTATGTTCAAGACGAACAGGGGGAATAA
- the coaD gene encoding pantetheine-phosphate adenylyltransferase, which yields MSKIAICPGSFDPITFGHVDIIQRGANVFDEVYVVVLNNSAKKSLFTVEERMDLIRGATAHIPNVKVDSFQGLTVDYAESVSANAIIRGLRAVSDFEYEMQGTSMNRLLNNQVETFFIMTKNQYSFLSSSIVKEVAKYGGDISLLVPEVVIQAMKEKFHLI from the coding sequence ATGTCAAAAATAGCGATTTGTCCAGGAAGTTTTGACCCGATTACATTTGGTCATGTTGATATTATTCAAAGGGGAGCCAATGTATTTGATGAAGTATACGTTGTCGTTTTAAATAATTCGGCTAAAAAGTCTTTATTTACAGTCGAAGAGCGGATGGATTTAATTCGTGGGGCGACGGCTCATATTCCGAATGTAAAAGTTGATTCATTTCAAGGTCTTACTGTTGACTATGCTGAAAGCGTTTCCGCTAATGCGATTATTAGAGGGCTTCGTGCCGTATCAGATTTTGAATACGAAATGCAAGGAACGTCGATGAACAGGCTTTTGAATAATCAAGTAGAAACATTCTTTATTATGACAAAAAATCAGTATTCCTTTTTAAGTTCAAGCATTGTGAAAGAAGTGGCTAAATATGGTGGAGATATTTCTTTGCTAGTACCTGAGGTTGTCATCCAGGCAATGAAAGAAAAATTCCATTTGATATGA